A stretch of DNA from Campylobacter concisus ATCC 51562:
TTAGTCACGCACACAATACCTTTTTAACATTTTTAACAGAAAAGGGCATCGTTGCCTTGCTTGCATATTTGGTATTTCAACTATCACTCTTTATAAAATTTATTAAAAATTTTAGACAAAATAGCATAGTTTTTCTTGCCCTTTTAATGCTCATGGCTAATAATATAATCTCACTTGCAAATACAACATTTCACCATGAAAATGCCCTTTTAATGCTACTATTTTGGGCTCTGGCTTTAAGTGCGATAGATGAAAAATCGACCTTAAAAATTAGCTAACGCTCCAACACGCCTCAACCGTTTCAAATTTTACAAAGAAACGGTTAAGCTAAATTTCTACTTTTTCTTCATTTCCTCAAGCTCTTGTGCTAGAAATTCTCCAGTGTAGCTACCAGTTTTTTTATAATTTTTAGCTACTTCTTTTACACTGCCGCACGCTATCACTTTACCGCCCTTTGCACCGCCTTCTGGCCCCATATCGACGATATAGTCGCAGTTTTTGATAACATCCATATTATGTTCGATCACAAAGACTGAATTTCCAAGATCAACTAAGTGATTTAGCACCTTTACTAGCCTATCAACATCGGCAAAATGAAGCCCCGTCGTTGGTTCATCAAGGATGTAAAGCGTATTTCCGGTATCACTTCTACTAAGCTCTTTTGCTAGCTTCACGCGCTGCGCCTCGCCGCCACTAAGTGTGACTGCATTTTGCCCAAGTGTGATGTAGCCAAGCCCTACGTCTTGCAGCGTGGTGAGCTTTGAAGCGATCTTTGGCACAGCCTTGAAAAACTCAACCGCCTCATCAATGCTCATATTTAGCACCTCGGCAATGTTTTTGCCCTTGTATAAAATTTCTAAGGTTTGAGCATTGTATCTAGCGCCATTACAAACGTCACAAACTACGTTAATATCAGGCAAAAAGTGCATCTCAATCGTGATCTCACCCTCGCCTTGGCACTTCTCGCAGCGTCCACCTTTGACATTAAAGCTAAAGCGCCCTATTTTATAGCCTCTAAGCTTGGCCTCTTTAGTCTGCGCAAACAAATTTCTGATCTCATCCATCACACCAGTATATGTTGCCGGATTTGAGCGTGGAGTGCGGCCTATAGGGCTTTGATCGAGGTAGATCACCTTGTCTAAATTTTCAAGTCCACTTAAATTTACCCCAGCTATCTTTTTCACTTTTTTAGCTCTATTTAGCTGTTCCTGCGCCTCTGGAAGCAAGGTCTGAAGTATTAGCGAGCTCTTGCCAGATCCTGAAACGCCAGTGATACCAACTAAATTTCTAAGTGGAAATTTCGCGGTTAAATTTGAGATATTATTGATATTTACATTTGAAATTTCGAGCCACTTCTCAGCTTTTCTATTTTTTTGATAGTCGATCTTTTTCTTACCATTTATATATAGGGCGGTCTGAGTGTCTGATCTTAAAAGCTCTTTTGAGCTACCAGCAAAAACAACGTTACCGCCAAATTTACCAGCTCCAGGGCCGATATCTACGATAAAATCAGCCTCTTCTATCGTTTTTTTATCATGCTCGACAACGATTACAGAGTTGCCTTTAGCTTGTAAATTTCTAAGTGTTTTTATGAGTTTTAGCGTATCACGCTCGTGTAGACCGATGCTTGGCTCATCAAGCACGTACATGACGCCACTTAGCCCGCTTCCTATCTGACTCGCGATCCTGATACGCTGCGCCTCACCACCGCTGATCGTCCTAGCATCACGTCCAAGTGACAAATAGCCAAGCCCCACGTCATACAAAAAGAAAAGCCTCTCGTTGATCTCTTTTAAGATAGGCTTTGCGATCGCCTTATCATAGTCGCTAAGATAGGCGAAATTTTTCTCATTCGAGAAAAAAGCGGTGCAGTTTTCTATGCTCATATCTAAAATTTCACCAAGCCCAAGGCCAGCGACCTTGACCGCTAAGCTTTGAGGTTTTAGTCTGTGGCCTTTACAAGCGTCACAAATTTTCTCACTCATATACTCGTCAAAGTCCTTGTAGTCCTTCAAAAGCCCATGTGAAATTTTAACCACTCCATCAAATTTTCTAAGCAGTTTGTTTCGCTTCCAAAAGAACTCAACATCCTTGACGTTACCATATAAAACGAGCCTCTTTTCATCTTCACTAAGCTCGTAATATGGCTTTTTGATATCGATGCCATTTTGCTCGCAAAAAGCAAGTAAAAATTTATAGTAATAGCTCATGTTATAGCCATAAAGTAGCTTGATCGCGCCGTTTTCTATCGACTTTTCCTCATCGATGATCTTACTCATATCTAGGCTATATCTTATGCCAAGTCCATCGCAGTGCTCGCAAGCACCCTTTGGCGAGTTAAAGCTAAAGCTAAGCGGCTCAAGCGGAGTAAATGAAATTTTACAATCAAAACAAGCCATGTGCTCGCTGTAATGTATAAAGCTCTCTTTTAAGCCCAGTTCATCGGCATTTGCGATCTCTATCTCGACCTCTCCAAAGCTCTCATTTAGTGCCTTTTCTACGTCGCTTGCAAGGCGCTCGTGATTTTGCTCATCAATAGCGATCCTATCAACGATAACCTTTATCGTGTGTTTTTTTGTTTTTGCAAGCTCGATCTCCTCGTCAAGCCTCACCACTACGCCATCTATCTGTGCCCTTACAAAGCCTTTTTGGCGTAAATTTTCGATCAAATCCGCCCATGTGCCCTTTTTCTCACGAACTAGCGGCGCATAGATGATCACTTTTGCGCCAAGTGGGAGCTTTGAAATTTCATTTATGATGTCGCTCGCACTCATTTTTGAGATAGGTTTGCCGCATTTATGGCAGTGCTGAACGCCGACTCTTGCGTACAAAAGCCTTAGATAATCATAAATTTCTGTAATCGTACCGACCGTTGAGCGAGGGTTTTTAGAGGTGGTCTTTTGATCGATCGCGATAGCAGGCGTTAAACCCTCGATCTTATCGACATCCGGCTTACCTACACGGTCTAGAAACTGCCTAGCGTAGCTACTAAGGCTCTCCATGTATCTTCTTTGTCCCTCAGCATAAAGCGTATCAAAGGCTAGCGTGCTCTTGCCGCTTCCGCTAAGACCGGTAAAAACTACTAATTTATTTTTTGGAATTTTAAGATTTATATTTTTTAAGTTATGTTCTCTTGCGCCAGTTATTTCAATAATATCGTTCATTAAATTTATACAACCTTTTTAAAATTTTAATCTGTAAATTTAGTCTAAAAGTGATAAAAGATTTATAAAGTAGTTTTTCTAAAATTTAAGATTGTAGTTAAATTTAAGGGCTTATTTATATCATTTTCAGCTTTTTTTGATATTCTACGCCAAATTTTAACCTAAGGAGAAAAAATGTCTGTAAAAATAACTGATATATGTATAAGCTGTGGTTCATGTATTGATGAATGCCCAGTTTCAGCTATCGTTGATGATAGCGACAACCCAACTGGAGCAGATACATACTATGTTTATTCAAATAAATGCGTTGAGTGCGTAGGTTATAATGATGAGCCAGCCTGTGCATCTGCCTGTCCAACTGACGGTTGTATCGTATGGGATGCTGTTGTAGCAGGACAACCTTCTCGCGATCAGATCGGTGCTGATGCACGCAATGGCTCTATTCCAGTTATTCAATAAATTTATATTTATAAATTTTAGGCTCAATTTGAGCCTATTTTATTTTTAAGCTTTATTTGATATAATTGCCAACTTCAATTTAAATAACCTAGATTTAAGGAAAAATTTATGCAAAGAACACTTTCTATTATTAAGCCTGATGCTGTTAAGAAAAATGTTGTTGGAAAAATTATAGATAGATTTGAAAGTAACGGCTTAAGAATCGCAGCTGCAAAGAAAATCCAACTTAGCAAATGCGATGCAAAAGCATTTTATGCAGTTCATAAAGATAGACCTTTCTTCAACGATCTAGTCGAATTTATGATAAGCGGGCCAGTTGTGGTTATGGTTTTAGAGGGCGAAAATGCAGTTGCTAAAAACCGCGAGCTAATGGGTGCAACTAACCCAAAAGAAGCAGCTCCTGGCACTATAAGAGCTGATTTTGCCGATAGTATTGATGCAAATGCGGTTCACGGAAGCGATAGCCTAGAAAATGCTGTGAATGAAATAAATTTCTTCTTTGCTTCAAGAGAAATTTGCTAATTTTAGGTCAAGAAAATTGATTATATCTTTTTCTAAAATAGCAAACAAAGATATAAGCTTTGAGCTAGTAGGAAATGATAATTTAGTTTTTATTGGAATTTTAAAAAGAAAAGACCCTTTTTTGGTAAAATGCCAAGGTAAAATAAAAGGGAATATAAATTATGTTTGCGATCGATGCGGTGAAGTATTTATGCTACCTATCGATCAAGATGTAGAGCTAAATTTAAGTGACGGTATTTATAAAGATAGCGAAAATGAGCTTAGCGATACGATGGAATTTTTTGATGGCAATATTAATTTAAAAGAAGTCTTTGAGAGCGAGTTAGAAGCTTTTAAAAGTGATTATTTCTATTGTGAAAAATGTAAAAATTTATAAAGGAGAGTAAAAATGGCAGTACCAAAGCGAAGAGTGAGTCATTCTCGTGCAGCAAAACGTAGAACACATTATAAAGTTACACTTCCAGTACCTGTAAAAGACAAAGATGGTTCTTGGAAAATGCCTCACCGCATAAACAAAACTACAGGTGAATATTAAAATATGATTCGCATTGCTATCGATGCTATGGGTGGTGATTTTGGTGCAGATCCTATAATATCTGGTGTTATTGATGCACTAAAAGAGACAGAATTTAAAGCTGTATTAGTTGGCGATAGCAATGTCATCAAACCACTCATTCCACAATCTTATTTAAAAAATATCGAATTTTTAGAAGCTAGCGAAGTTATCTCGATGGCAGATGGTGCGACTGATGCACTTAAGAGAAGAGATAGTACGATCTACAAAGCAATTGAACTCTTAAAAAATAAGGAAGTTGATGCTGTAGTTTCTGCCGGTCATAGTGGTGCAACTATGAGTTTAGCTACCCTAAGAATTGGTAGACTAAAAAATATTTCTCGTCCAGCAATTGCAACACTTATGCCAAATTCAAAAGAATCTGCGACTTTAGTTTTAGATGTTGGTGCAAATGTTGATTGTAGAAGCGAGCATTTGTTTCAATTTGCCATAATGGGTGAGGCCTATGCAAAAGAAATTTTAGGTAGAAAAGAGCCAAAAGTTGGTCTTTTATCAAATGGCGAAGAAGAGAGCAAAGGCAATGAAGTTAGCAAAGAAGCCTTTAAATTAGTTTCTAGGCTTGATAGCTTTGTTGGTAATGCAGAAGGCAACCAAATTTTTGATGGTAGTATTGATGTAATGGTTTGTGATGGTTTTATGGGAAATATTCTTTTAAAAACTAGCGAAGGCGTTGCAGACGCTATAGGTAAAATTATCAAAAAACAAATTAAAAAATCACCTCTTGCTATAGCTGGCTCTGTACTCATGAGAAAAGTTTTTAAGACACTTAAAAAGCAGGTTAGCTATGACGAATATGGCGGTGCACCGCTTCTTGGTGTAAATGGTTGTGTTATCATAAGTCACGGCAAAAGCAATTCAAAAGCTATAAAGAATGCAATTTTTCAAGCAATAAAATTTGCTAATTCAAATATAAATAAAGTTATCGAAGAAGAACTTTCGCACTTTGCAAGGTAAAATATGCCAAAAGCTTCACTGATTTCTATCGCTTCTTACATTCCAGAAAAAATTCTAACAAATTTTGACTTTGAGAAAATGGTTGAAACAAGTGATGAATGGATAGTAAAGCGAACAGGTATCGAACAA
This window harbors:
- the uvrA gene encoding excinuclease ABC subunit UvrA translates to MNDIIEITGAREHNLKNINLKIPKNKLVVFTGLSGSGKSTLAFDTLYAEGQRRYMESLSSYARQFLDRVGKPDVDKIEGLTPAIAIDQKTTSKNPRSTVGTITEIYDYLRLLYARVGVQHCHKCGKPISKMSASDIINEISKLPLGAKVIIYAPLVREKKGTWADLIENLRQKGFVRAQIDGVVVRLDEEIELAKTKKHTIKVIVDRIAIDEQNHERLASDVEKALNESFGEVEIEIANADELGLKESFIHYSEHMACFDCKISFTPLEPLSFSFNSPKGACEHCDGLGIRYSLDMSKIIDEEKSIENGAIKLLYGYNMSYYYKFLLAFCEQNGIDIKKPYYELSEDEKRLVLYGNVKDVEFFWKRNKLLRKFDGVVKISHGLLKDYKDFDEYMSEKICDACKGHRLKPQSLAVKVAGLGLGEILDMSIENCTAFFSNEKNFAYLSDYDKAIAKPILKEINERLFFLYDVGLGYLSLGRDARTISGGEAQRIRIASQIGSGLSGVMYVLDEPSIGLHERDTLKLIKTLRNLQAKGNSVIVVEHDKKTIEEADFIVDIGPGAGKFGGNVVFAGSSKELLRSDTQTALYINGKKKIDYQKNRKAEKWLEISNVNINNISNLTAKFPLRNLVGITGVSGSGKSSLILQTLLPEAQEQLNRAKKVKKIAGVNLSGLENLDKVIYLDQSPIGRTPRSNPATYTGVMDEIRNLFAQTKEAKLRGYKIGRFSFNVKGGRCEKCQGEGEITIEMHFLPDINVVCDVCNGARYNAQTLEILYKGKNIAEVLNMSIDEAVEFFKAVPKIASKLTTLQDVGLGYITLGQNAVTLSGGEAQRVKLAKELSRSDTGNTLYILDEPTTGLHFADVDRLVKVLNHLVDLGNSVFVIEHNMDVIKNCDYIVDMGPEGGAKGGKVIACGSVKEVAKNYKKTGSYTGEFLAQELEEMKKK
- a CDS encoding NADH-quinone oxidoreductase subunit I, whose protein sequence is MSVKITDICISCGSCIDECPVSAIVDDSDNPTGADTYYVYSNKCVECVGYNDEPACASACPTDGCIVWDAVVAGQPSRDQIGADARNGSIPVIQ
- the ndk gene encoding nucleoside-diphosphate kinase; translated protein: MQRTLSIIKPDAVKKNVVGKIIDRFESNGLRIAAAKKIQLSKCDAKAFYAVHKDRPFFNDLVEFMISGPVVVMVLEGENAVAKNRELMGATNPKEAAPGTIRADFADSIDANAVHGSDSLENAVNEINFFFASREIC
- the rpmF gene encoding 50S ribosomal protein L32, producing the protein MAVPKRRVSHSRAAKRRTHYKVTLPVPVKDKDGSWKMPHRINKTTGEY
- the plsX gene encoding phosphate acyltransferase PlsX, with protein sequence MIRIAIDAMGGDFGADPIISGVIDALKETEFKAVLVGDSNVIKPLIPQSYLKNIEFLEASEVISMADGATDALKRRDSTIYKAIELLKNKEVDAVVSAGHSGATMSLATLRIGRLKNISRPAIATLMPNSKESATLVLDVGANVDCRSEHLFQFAIMGEAYAKEILGRKEPKVGLLSNGEEESKGNEVSKEAFKLVSRLDSFVGNAEGNQIFDGSIDVMVCDGFMGNILLKTSEGVADAIGKIIKKQIKKSPLAIAGSVLMRKVFKTLKKQVSYDEYGGAPLLGVNGCVIISHGKSNSKAIKNAIFQAIKFANSNINKVIEEELSHFAR